The following proteins are co-located in the Puniceicoccus vermicola genome:
- the urtA gene encoding urea ABC transporter substrate-binding protein, which yields MKKTKVRDNLKRKLFYLCGICAVGVGSMYANEEYPTDEVNTTGLAVTDDTVTVGQLHSISGTMAISETGSVEAERLAIKQINELGGVLGRQIVVVQEDGASDWPTFAEKAKKLIVDDKVACVFGCWTSASRKAVLPIFESENNMLYYPTFYEGLEASKNVVYTGQEATQQIIWGLDWAYDNLGARTFYLVGSDYIWPRTSNKIARNHIERYLKKKDPSCKVVGEDYYPLGHTNFRSLINKIRLKKPDLIYSIVVGGSNVAWYKQLKAAGITSDKYNLLTISTTEDELLGIGGENAEGFYTCMKYFQSLGNENNIEFVESFKDEWGEDSVIGDVTQAAYLGPWLWKAAVEKAGSFDIDKIHEAHGGIEFPDAPEGYVRIHDENQHLWSRAKMGKILKNGQIEVVAVSEELIEPNPFPEGYQ from the coding sequence ATGAAAAAAACAAAAGTAAGAGATAACCTAAAGCGAAAGCTCTTCTACCTGTGCGGAATCTGCGCGGTAGGAGTCGGCAGCATGTATGCCAATGAAGAATACCCAACCGATGAGGTCAACACCACCGGATTGGCAGTGACCGACGATACGGTTACCGTAGGACAGTTACACTCCATCTCCGGGACGATGGCCATCAGTGAAACCGGGTCCGTCGAAGCCGAACGTCTAGCGATCAAGCAGATCAACGAGCTGGGGGGCGTTCTGGGACGACAGATTGTTGTGGTTCAGGAAGACGGTGCGAGTGATTGGCCGACCTTCGCGGAGAAGGCGAAAAAGCTGATTGTCGACGATAAAGTTGCCTGTGTTTTCGGCTGCTGGACTTCTGCTTCGCGGAAGGCGGTTTTGCCGATTTTCGAGAGTGAAAACAATATGCTCTATTATCCGACTTTCTACGAAGGCCTCGAAGCCTCGAAGAACGTTGTTTATACGGGACAGGAAGCGACTCAACAGATCATCTGGGGCCTCGATTGGGCTTACGATAATCTCGGTGCACGCACCTTCTACCTGGTAGGATCGGACTACATCTGGCCGAGAACTTCCAACAAGATCGCCCGGAACCACATCGAGCGTTACCTGAAAAAGAAGGATCCATCCTGTAAGGTTGTCGGGGAAGACTATTATCCTCTCGGGCACACCAACTTCCGCTCGCTCATCAATAAAATCCGGCTCAAAAAGCCCGACTTGATCTACAGCATCGTTGTCGGGGGCAGTAACGTTGCTTGGTATAAGCAACTGAAGGCCGCAGGAATCACCTCGGACAAGTATAACCTCCTGACCATCTCAACGACCGAAGACGAATTGCTCGGAATCGGTGGCGAGAATGCGGAAGGGTTCTATACCTGCATGAAGTATTTCCAGTCGCTGGGTAATGAGAACAACATCGAGTTCGTCGAATCCTTTAAGGATGAGTGGGGCGAAGACTCGGTGATTGGAGACGTTACGCAGGCCGCTTATCTTGGGCCATGGCTCTGGAAAGCTGCGGTCGAAAAAGCCGGTAGCTTCGACATCGACAAGATTCACGAGGCTCACGGTGGAATCGAATTCCCAGACGCTCCAGAAGGCTACGTCCGTATTCACGACGAGAACCAGCACCTCTGGAGTCGTGCCAAAATGGGCAAGATCTTGAAAAACGGTCAGATCGAAGTCGTTGCGGTCTCCGAAGAGCTGATCGAACCAAATCCATTCCCAGAAGGTTACCAGTGA
- a CDS encoding M28 family peptidase, whose product MSPLKRIPLLVFVLLVLPLAGLWVAIAQPTLSHSEPTSVEISPLTLEKHVRTLSETFYPRNFQEIENLDRAANYIADHFREAGAAVHFQDFEVGGRVYRNVIGKFGPDTGERMVIGAHYDSNHRTPGADDNASGVAGLIELAYLIGDSPLQNRNLELVAYTLEEPPFFGTEDMGSYHHAEALFEAGVEVRGMIALEMIGYFSDEPGSQAYPTAALKLMYPDTGNFIGVIGKLSQREFTRQIKNGMKGTTDLPVYSLNAPEALPGIDYSDHRNYWRFGYDAIMISDTAFYRNPNYHEESDTPETLDYTRMAKVVVGLFESLQTLEWAEQSIPAEGE is encoded by the coding sequence ATGTCCCCCCTGAAAAGGATCCCCCTCCTTGTTTTCGTCCTCCTCGTTCTGCCTCTCGCCGGTCTTTGGGTCGCGATCGCGCAACCCACTTTAAGCCACAGCGAACCGACGAGCGTCGAGATATCTCCCCTGACACTGGAAAAACACGTCAGGACCCTTTCCGAGACCTTCTATCCCCGGAACTTTCAGGAAATCGAAAATCTCGACCGGGCGGCCAACTACATCGCCGATCATTTTCGGGAAGCCGGGGCGGCGGTGCATTTCCAGGATTTCGAGGTCGGAGGCCGGGTGTACCGCAATGTCATTGGAAAATTTGGGCCGGACACCGGAGAAAGGATGGTGATCGGAGCCCACTATGATTCCAACCATCGCACCCCAGGAGCAGACGACAACGCCAGCGGCGTCGCCGGTTTGATCGAGCTCGCCTATCTGATCGGCGATTCTCCTCTTCAAAATCGGAACCTCGAACTGGTTGCCTACACCCTGGAAGAGCCTCCCTTCTTCGGCACCGAAGACATGGGAAGCTATCATCACGCGGAAGCCCTTTTCGAAGCTGGAGTGGAGGTGCGCGGAATGATCGCACTGGAAATGATCGGCTACTTTTCGGATGAGCCGGGGTCTCAAGCCTACCCGACCGCCGCCCTCAAGCTGATGTATCCCGACACGGGCAATTTTATCGGCGTCATCGGAAAACTCTCCCAAAGAGAATTCACCCGGCAGATCAAAAACGGAATGAAAGGAACTACCGACCTGCCCGTCTACTCACTGAATGCCCCCGAGGCCCTGCCCGGCATAGACTATTCCGATCACCGGAATTACTGGCGCTTCGGGTATGACGCCATCATGATCTCGGACACCGCCTTCTACCGAAACCCCAATTACCACGAGGAAAGCGACACCCCCGAAACCCTTGACTACACCCGAATGGCGAAAGTTGTCGTTGGCCTCTTCGAAAGCCTGCAAACCCTCGAATGGGCCGAGCAGTCGATTCCCGCTGAAGGGGAATAA
- a CDS encoding CmpA/NrtA family ABC transporter substrate-binding protein, with translation MATRSQNRVEKIRTFSIGSSNRGLNIGFVPMTDCAPLIAAKELGLFERTGLEVNLSREAGWATVRERMRHRELDASHAHASMIFELGCGLGLDSVPCLTGLVLSHNGSAISFSHELWELGVRDARSLKRVVEEFRGRRKFRFGVVLKFSTQNYLLRSWLRDGGVDPDKDVQLVVVPPPQVFPCMMKGHIDGYCAGEPWSSIGLIEGSCWCAALTDEVERMHPEKVLLVHQELARDRHDEHIALISALIEAAEYCDKPINRADLASMLAAPNYFDVSKDALLNALQGPFQRGMGEQSSALDAIVFRRNNASQPTEAKARWVLSEINRNGLTETPLDLTQDEIRSFFRMDFYEEAERILAAA, from the coding sequence ATGGCAACCAGGTCTCAAAACCGTGTGGAAAAGATTCGCACCTTTTCCATCGGCTCCTCAAATCGAGGGCTGAATATTGGTTTTGTTCCGATGACGGATTGTGCTCCGCTAATAGCCGCCAAAGAACTGGGTCTTTTTGAGCGGACGGGGTTGGAAGTGAATCTCTCTCGGGAAGCTGGCTGGGCTACGGTGCGAGAGCGTATGCGTCACAGGGAATTGGATGCATCACATGCTCACGCGAGTATGATTTTCGAGTTGGGTTGTGGGTTGGGACTCGACAGTGTCCCCTGTCTGACGGGATTGGTGCTCTCTCATAATGGCAGTGCCATTTCCTTTTCCCATGAACTGTGGGAATTGGGCGTGCGCGATGCACGGAGCTTGAAGCGGGTCGTGGAGGAGTTTCGGGGGCGCAGAAAGTTTCGTTTCGGAGTTGTCCTTAAATTCTCGACACAGAATTACCTCCTCCGTTCTTGGCTTCGAGACGGCGGCGTCGATCCGGATAAGGATGTTCAGTTGGTCGTCGTCCCTCCACCTCAAGTCTTTCCCTGTATGATGAAGGGTCATATCGACGGCTATTGTGCAGGCGAGCCCTGGAGCTCGATTGGCTTGATCGAAGGTTCCTGCTGGTGTGCCGCACTCACCGACGAAGTGGAACGGATGCATCCTGAAAAGGTTTTGCTCGTGCATCAGGAATTGGCGAGAGACCGTCATGATGAGCACATCGCTTTGATTTCTGCCCTCATCGAGGCTGCGGAGTATTGTGACAAGCCCATCAATCGGGCGGACCTCGCTTCGATGCTGGCAGCTCCGAATTACTTCGACGTGAGCAAGGACGCGCTTCTGAACGCGCTGCAAGGTCCCTTTCAGCGAGGAATGGGGGAGCAGTCGAGCGCTTTGGACGCAATTGTGTTCCGGAGAAATAATGCGAGCCAGCCCACCGAGGCGAAGGCTCGCTGGGTTTTGAGTGAGATCAATCGCAATGGTCTCACCGAAACGCCGCTTGATCTGACCCAGGACGAGATTAGGAGCTTCTTTCGAATGGATTTTTACGAGGAGGCGGAACGAATTTTAGCCGCCGCATAA
- the urtE gene encoding urea ABC transporter ATP-binding subunit UrtE gives MFYVKDLKVSYGESQVIGGLDLELGEGEILAVMGRNGMGKTTLFKSIIGLLSQTSGSIELEGTELIGMPSYKRVRNGLAYVPQGRMIYPKMTVTDNIRAGMDVSKLKKIPPYIYELFPVLKDMGKRMGGNLSGGQQQQLAIARALVTQPKVLLLDEPTEGIQPSIIKEMARTLKRVRDEQGISILVAEQVLSFTLDACDRFLVMEGGAIVHSTPRESVDEEGIKKFLSV, from the coding sequence ATGTTTTACGTAAAAGACTTAAAAGTTAGCTACGGGGAAAGTCAGGTAATCGGAGGCCTGGATCTCGAACTCGGAGAGGGCGAGATTCTTGCGGTCATGGGTCGCAACGGAATGGGGAAGACCACGCTCTTCAAATCCATTATCGGATTGTTGTCGCAGACGTCTGGCAGCATCGAGCTGGAAGGCACCGAATTGATCGGGATGCCGAGTTATAAGCGGGTTCGCAACGGGTTGGCCTACGTCCCCCAGGGGCGGATGATATACCCGAAGATGACGGTCACGGACAACATCCGAGCCGGCATGGATGTCTCCAAGCTGAAAAAGATTCCTCCTTACATCTACGAACTCTTTCCGGTGCTCAAAGATATGGGCAAGCGAATGGGAGGGAATCTCTCAGGTGGGCAACAACAACAGTTGGCGATTGCCCGGGCCCTGGTCACTCAGCCCAAGGTGTTGCTTCTGGACGAGCCGACAGAGGGAATTCAGCCATCGATCATCAAAGAGATGGCGCGAACCCTGAAGCGGGTTCGCGATGAGCAGGGAATCTCCATCCTCGTAGCTGAACAGGTGCTCTCCTTTACCTTGGACGCCTGTGACCGGTTTCTGGTGATGGAGGGCGGCGCTATCGTTCATTCCACGCCTCGCGAAAGCGTGGATGAGGAGGGGATCAAGAAGTTCCTCTCCGTGTAG
- the urtC gene encoding urea ABC transporter permease subunit UrtC, which yields METNYTAKKGFKAFYSRLFTNREGLIGFIILAAVLLVVLPMVMGAFRLNMTGKYLSYAFAAVGLVLCWGQAGILSLGQGMFFGVGGYCMAMFLKLEASSPEFTSIQTTPGIPDFMDWNQVTELPWFWYPFKSFPLTLALILILPVLLSFIMSVFYFKGRVSGVVFAILTQSMVACMWYFIVGNQGYFGGINGITDLKTLAGWDIRTPEAQTTLYFVCAILLLLCILGSRYVLSTRLGRVLVAQRDKEARVRFSGYNITAFRVFIFCFASVITSIGGALFTLQVGFMSPNLIGVVPSIDMVIFTAVGGRLSLFGAVYGTLLVNGVQTVFSEAYPTIWLFFYGGIFIAIVLFLPKGLAGLYGDVLKPLFLKCIGKKSDTRKKLESISETEKGGQNVE from the coding sequence ATGGAAACGAATTACACTGCTAAAAAAGGGTTCAAGGCCTTTTATTCTCGATTGTTCACCAACCGCGAAGGTCTCATCGGATTTATCATTCTAGCCGCTGTTCTTCTGGTGGTGCTTCCGATGGTGATGGGAGCCTTCCGGTTGAATATGACGGGCAAGTATCTCTCTTACGCATTCGCCGCGGTTGGCCTCGTTCTCTGTTGGGGGCAGGCCGGGATTCTTAGCCTCGGGCAGGGGATGTTCTTCGGTGTGGGGGGATATTGCATGGCGATGTTTCTCAAGCTCGAAGCCTCGAGTCCGGAGTTCACCTCAATCCAGACCACACCGGGCATTCCCGATTTCATGGACTGGAATCAGGTCACGGAACTCCCTTGGTTCTGGTATCCTTTTAAGAGTTTTCCACTAACACTGGCTCTGATTTTGATCCTGCCGGTTCTTCTCTCGTTCATCATGAGTGTCTTCTACTTCAAGGGACGGGTGAGCGGAGTGGTCTTCGCCATTCTTACCCAGTCGATGGTCGCCTGTATGTGGTATTTTATCGTCGGCAATCAGGGATATTTTGGGGGAATCAATGGGATTACCGATCTGAAGACTCTCGCTGGATGGGATATCCGAACGCCGGAGGCCCAGACGACACTGTACTTCGTTTGTGCGATTCTCCTTCTTCTTTGCATCCTCGGATCGCGATACGTTCTCTCGACACGACTCGGAAGAGTTTTGGTGGCCCAGCGGGACAAGGAGGCGCGGGTCCGGTTCTCGGGGTATAATATTACTGCCTTTCGGGTCTTCATCTTCTGCTTCGCCAGTGTGATTACCTCCATCGGGGGAGCACTTTTTACCCTGCAGGTCGGATTCATGTCACCCAATTTGATCGGGGTAGTTCCTTCCATTGATATGGTGATTTTCACTGCGGTTGGAGGAAGATTGAGCCTATTTGGAGCCGTCTACGGAACCCTCTTGGTCAATGGGGTGCAGACCGTATTTTCCGAGGCCTATCCGACCATTTGGTTGTTCTTCTACGGAGGTATCTTCATCGCAATTGTCCTTTTCCTTCCGAAGGGTTTGGCAGGACTCTATGGGGATGTCCTGAAGCCACTCTTCTTGAAGTGTATTGGGAAGAAATCGGATACCCGGAAAAAACTAGAAAGTATATCGGAGACCGAAAAAGGAGGCCAAAATGTCGAGTAA
- the urtD gene encoding urea ABC transporter ATP-binding protein UrtD produces MSSNTDFLLAIENLTVSFDGFKAVDDLTLYVDKGELRVIIGPNGAGKTTVLDLISGKTKASAGSIKYNNIELTRMREHQIVRAGVIRKFQTPSIYDNLTVFENLEISYPWGRTVWGSLSFNRTEEVVERIKEVAGEVFLGDMLDIPGEMLSHGQKQWLEIGMLLIQNTELIMLDEPVAGMTPKERDATAALLKKISKKQSVIIIEHDMDFVEKIASRVTVLHLGKIIKEGTMTEVRNDPRVQEVYLGH; encoded by the coding sequence ATGTCGAGTAATACAGATTTTCTCTTAGCGATCGAAAACCTGACCGTCAGTTTCGACGGGTTCAAGGCGGTGGACGATCTAACCCTCTATGTCGATAAGGGCGAACTGCGGGTCATTATCGGGCCGAATGGGGCCGGGAAAACAACGGTTCTCGATTTGATCAGCGGCAAGACGAAGGCGAGTGCCGGGAGCATTAAATACAACAACATCGAGCTAACCCGAATGAGAGAGCACCAGATCGTGCGCGCTGGAGTCATTCGCAAGTTTCAGACTCCGTCGATCTACGACAATCTGACGGTCTTCGAAAATCTGGAGATCTCCTATCCTTGGGGACGCACCGTCTGGGGATCTCTCAGTTTCAATCGAACGGAGGAAGTGGTTGAGCGAATTAAGGAGGTCGCCGGTGAGGTGTTTCTCGGGGACATGCTCGACATTCCGGGAGAGATGCTGAGCCACGGGCAAAAGCAATGGCTCGAGATCGGCATGCTTCTCATCCAAAATACGGAATTGATCATGCTCGACGAGCCAGTGGCCGGGATGACTCCGAAAGAGCGGGATGCCACCGCGGCTTTGCTCAAGAAGATCTCGAAGAAACAGTCAGTGATCATCATTGAGCACGACATGGACTTCGTCGAGAAGATCGCTTCGCGGGTCACGGTGCTGCATCTGGGGAAGATCATTAAAGAGGGCACCATGACCGAAGTGCGGAACGACCCGCGGGTGCAAGAGGTTTATCTCGGGCACTGA
- the fmdA gene encoding formamidase, translating into MKNTLIKVDLNTPPEEQDVLHNRWHPDIPMVAMVNPGDEFRVECMDWTGGQIQNDDDATDIKDVDLTKVHYLSGPIGVKGAEPGDLLVVDILDVGVRDESDWGFTGLFAKENGGGFLTDHYPDARKACWDFHGIKTSSRHIPNVEFAGIMHPGLIGCLPSRELLDEWNKREKELFDTDPDRVPALCTLPYADTAHMGRMSGDEAAMAAKEAARTVPPREHGGNCDIKNLTKGSKVYFPVYVKDGGLSMGDIHFSQGDGEITFCGAIEMAGYLDIRVSLIKQGVKKYGVINPIFEPSPTEPRYSDYLIFEGISVDETTGKQGYLDVHTAYRRACLNAIEYMKKFGYTGEQAYAILGTAPVEGHISGIVDIPNACATLFLPTEIFDFDIKPNADGPKNSVTTETDLAKAK; encoded by the coding sequence ATGAAAAATACACTGATCAAAGTAGACCTCAATACACCTCCGGAGGAACAGGATGTTCTTCACAATCGCTGGCACCCTGACATTCCTATGGTGGCCATGGTGAATCCGGGAGATGAATTTCGGGTCGAATGTATGGACTGGACGGGTGGACAGATTCAAAACGATGATGACGCTACCGATATTAAGGACGTTGACCTGACCAAGGTGCACTATCTCAGTGGTCCGATTGGGGTCAAAGGCGCGGAACCCGGCGACTTGCTGGTCGTCGATATCCTCGATGTTGGCGTTCGCGACGAATCCGATTGGGGATTTACCGGACTGTTTGCCAAGGAGAATGGAGGCGGATTCCTAACCGATCACTATCCCGATGCGCGCAAGGCTTGCTGGGATTTTCACGGAATTAAAACGTCATCCCGCCATATCCCGAATGTCGAGTTCGCCGGGATCATGCACCCTGGTTTGATTGGGTGCCTGCCTTCTCGCGAGCTTCTGGACGAGTGGAATAAGCGTGAAAAGGAACTTTTTGACACGGACCCGGACCGGGTGCCTGCACTCTGCACGCTGCCTTACGCCGATACCGCTCACATGGGTCGGATGTCAGGTGACGAAGCGGCGATGGCTGCCAAAGAGGCTGCGCGAACCGTTCCTCCCCGGGAACACGGCGGGAACTGTGACATCAAGAACCTGACCAAGGGTTCGAAGGTCTACTTCCCCGTCTACGTGAAGGACGGAGGCCTCTCCATGGGGGACATCCACTTCTCGCAAGGTGACGGAGAAATTACTTTCTGCGGTGCCATCGAAATGGCGGGATATCTCGATATTCGCGTCAGCCTGATCAAGCAGGGCGTGAAGAAGTATGGTGTGATCAACCCGATCTTTGAGCCCAGCCCAACGGAACCACGCTACAGCGACTACCTGATTTTCGAAGGGATCTCGGTCGATGAGACCACCGGTAAGCAGGGTTATCTGGACGTGCACACGGCCTACCGCCGCGCCTGCCTGAATGCGATCGAATACATGAAGAAGTTTGGGTATACCGGAGAACAGGCCTACGCGATCCTCGGAACGGCTCCAGTCGAGGGGCACATTAGCGGGATCGTCGATATTCCGAACGCGTGTGCGACTCTCTTCCTGCCGACCGAGATCTTCGACTTCGACATCAAGCCGAATGCCGACGGTCCGAAGAATTCCGTCACGACGGAGACCGACTTGGCCAAAGCCAAATAG
- the urtB gene encoding urea ABC transporter permease subunit UrtB, whose amino-acid sequence MGDYTAQEIWSIVVMQSFSGVSLLCIFALMGMGLYIIFGQMGVINMAHAEFLVLGSYTMCLFSKFITSSVPALTDYYVFLVIPLAFAVAFIVGYIVEWLLISRLYTRPLDTLLATWGLSLVMQQSYRTFFGAREMSATLPEWLLGAWMPTDTIFIPISGIVLLVLTICLTVGLVIYTKKTRMGLRMRATTQNREMTGALGINSKMTDRVTFGIACGISGIAGAFFTTIASTSPSAGTDYIVDSFLVLVVGGLGSLFGLFISAGFIALLSSILEFFMSGSIAKVWVYIIIFAILMKFTKGLFSDKTRH is encoded by the coding sequence ATGGGAGATTATACAGCACAGGAAATTTGGTCGATTGTGGTCATGCAGTCGTTCAGCGGAGTGAGTTTGCTCTGCATCTTCGCCCTGATGGGCATGGGCCTCTACATCATCTTCGGGCAAATGGGAGTCATCAACATGGCGCATGCCGAGTTTCTCGTGTTGGGCTCCTACACGATGTGCCTCTTTTCGAAGTTCATTACTTCGAGTGTGCCGGCGCTCACCGATTACTACGTCTTTCTCGTCATTCCACTCGCCTTTGCGGTCGCATTTATCGTCGGCTATATTGTGGAGTGGCTTCTCATCAGCCGTCTTTATACGAGACCGCTGGACACTCTTCTCGCGACATGGGGGCTCAGCCTCGTCATGCAGCAGAGCTACCGGACCTTTTTCGGGGCCCGCGAAATGAGTGCAACTTTGCCGGAGTGGCTCCTCGGAGCTTGGATGCCTACCGACACGATCTTTATTCCGATCAGTGGAATCGTTCTACTGGTCCTGACCATCTGCCTAACCGTAGGGCTTGTCATTTACACAAAGAAGACCCGAATGGGACTGCGAATGAGGGCGACGACCCAGAACCGGGAAATGACCGGAGCACTGGGGATCAATTCCAAAATGACCGACCGCGTCACCTTCGGCATCGCCTGCGGGATCTCGGGAATCGCCGGAGCCTTCTTTACGACGATCGCCTCCACCTCGCCGTCGGCGGGAACCGACTACATTGTCGATTCGTTCCTGGTGCTGGTTGTCGGGGGGCTGGGCAGTCTCTTCGGGTTGTTCATCTCGGCGGGATTCATCGCTCTTCTCTCGTCCATTCTAGAATTTTTCATGTCGGGTTCGATCGCCAAAGTGTGGGTCTACATCATCATTTTCGCGATTTTGATGAAGTTCACCAAAGGCCTTTTCTCCGACAAGACACGCCACTAG
- a CDS encoding LysR family transcriptional regulator yields the protein MHDPLDARQLLNFLEIANVRSIRKAAKNLNLTTSAVSHSLKRLEEDLGCRLFDRDTRKISLTYAGQRLMAHADDLLGNLTSVRSLVSEWSEFGQKILRIGATSAACQYIIPVALRELKESFPNVNIQITQGTSYQMVNAVEENKVDIAIYPSRSLALGNNSVPIGTDTLQFIVNPLHPWAQAGKSDLSKINVERVIVPDSQGYTYDLVDEYFRNYNTTLTPFIEISNEEVIKKLVELNIGIGILPKWVVKKEEKAGTLRTFPLGRRQLKRHWIVAHPKNKELNFVESIFTGLAKSVAQSLFIDMLH from the coding sequence ATGCATGATCCATTGGATGCGCGCCAATTATTGAACTTCTTGGAAATCGCGAACGTAAGAAGTATCCGAAAGGCTGCGAAAAACCTGAACCTGACGACGTCGGCGGTCAGCCATTCCTTAAAACGGTTGGAAGAAGACCTAGGCTGTAGGCTCTTTGACCGAGACACGCGCAAAATCTCGTTAACCTACGCGGGGCAACGTCTGATGGCCCATGCCGACGACTTGCTCGGAAACCTGACCAGTGTGCGTTCGCTCGTGAGCGAATGGTCCGAATTCGGTCAAAAGATTCTCCGTATCGGAGCAACGTCGGCCGCTTGCCAATACATCATTCCCGTCGCCCTTCGCGAATTGAAGGAAAGTTTTCCCAACGTAAACATTCAGATCACGCAGGGGACGAGCTACCAGATGGTCAATGCGGTTGAAGAGAACAAAGTCGACATCGCCATTTACCCCTCCAGAAGCCTTGCTCTCGGAAACAACTCCGTTCCGATTGGGACCGACACTCTCCAGTTTATTGTGAATCCCCTTCACCCCTGGGCTCAGGCAGGGAAATCAGACCTTTCCAAGATCAATGTGGAGCGGGTCATTGTCCCCGACAGCCAAGGGTATACCTACGACCTCGTCGACGAATACTTTCGCAACTACAACACCACCCTCACCCCTTTCATCGAGATTTCAAACGAGGAAGTCATCAAGAAACTCGTCGAACTCAACATCGGCATCGGCATCCTGCCGAAGTGGGTCGTAAAGAAGGAAGAGAAAGCCGGAACCCTTCGGACCTTTCCTCTAGGAAGGCGCCAACTCAAACGTCACTGGATCGTAGCCCACCCCAAGAACAAGGAACTCAACTTCGTGGAGAGCATCTTCACCGGCCTCGCCAAGAGCGTAGCCCAGAGTCTCTTCATCGATATGCTCCACTAA
- a CDS encoding rhomboid family intramembrane serine protease produces MPVLRKSIPREDLNRLWQRTRQNDLPRVRQCPGCDNHMEEVLFETPKGDRILDVCENCQFIWIDQEEWGDLPRKAKAAPEKTLKDFNISDALREKVPVQRIEELREIHNLEPSEQESPEKVWQWIPALAGLPIEEDQPTHSRFAFATWSTFFLILIASLYAFAHPNSFQESGLIPAEWSRGGGITLISSFFLHAGIFHLIINLYFLTTFGDNVEHLLGPARFVILLLLATLFGDITHILINPESTVPCIGASGGISGIIAFYGLSFPHARISLLVRRSRWFGIFQENSFLKVRAIWLFGIWILMQFFYAYLQFHGNTNISGAGHLGGAIAGVILWWVFPKEMTPRNAQSPLESLRRKKHQ; encoded by the coding sequence ATGCCAGTATTGAGAAAGTCAATTCCGCGCGAGGATCTCAATCGGCTTTGGCAGCGAACCCGCCAAAACGACCTCCCCCGAGTCCGCCAGTGCCCCGGATGCGACAATCACATGGAAGAGGTTCTCTTCGAAACCCCGAAGGGAGATCGCATTCTCGACGTTTGCGAAAACTGTCAGTTCATCTGGATCGACCAAGAGGAATGGGGAGACCTCCCCCGAAAGGCCAAAGCCGCACCCGAGAAAACGCTCAAAGACTTCAACATTTCCGATGCGCTCCGGGAGAAGGTGCCCGTCCAGCGCATCGAAGAACTCCGAGAGATTCATAATCTCGAGCCTTCCGAGCAAGAATCTCCAGAAAAAGTATGGCAGTGGATCCCCGCCCTAGCCGGACTCCCGATCGAAGAGGATCAGCCGACCCACTCCCGGTTCGCCTTCGCGACCTGGAGTACCTTCTTCCTCATCTTGATTGCCAGCCTCTATGCGTTCGCCCATCCCAACTCATTCCAAGAGTCGGGTCTGATCCCTGCCGAATGGTCACGAGGAGGAGGAATTACCCTAATTAGTTCCTTTTTCCTCCACGCGGGAATCTTTCACCTCATCATCAACCTCTATTTCCTCACTACCTTTGGCGACAACGTCGAGCACCTCCTCGGCCCTGCCCGCTTCGTGATCCTGCTACTCCTCGCGACACTCTTCGGTGACATTACCCACATCCTCATCAATCCGGAATCCACTGTGCCCTGCATCGGGGCCAGTGGAGGAATCTCCGGCATCATCGCCTTCTACGGACTCAGCTTTCCCCATGCCCGAATTTCTCTCCTCGTTCGCCGAAGCCGTTGGTTCGGCATTTTCCAGGAAAATTCATTCTTAAAGGTCCGAGCCATCTGGCTCTTCGGGATCTGGATCCTTATGCAATTTTTCTATGCCTACCTACAGTTTCACGGGAACACGAATATATCGGGAGCCGGCCACCTCGGCGGAGCGATAGCTGGAGTTATCCTCTGGTGGGTCTTCCCCAAAGAGATGACCCCAAGAAATGCGCAATCCCCCCTGGAGTCCCTCCGTCGCAAGAAGCACCAATAG